In Macaca fascicularis isolate 582-1 chromosome X, T2T-MFA8v1.1, one DNA window encodes the following:
- the LOC135969133 gene encoding X antigen family member 1-like, which produces MESPKKRNQQLKVGILHLFRRQKKIRIQLRSQCVTWNVICRSCVSQRPGINLDLGAGVKVKIIPKGEHCKMPEAGEGLPQV; this is translated from the exons ATGGAGAGTCCCAAGAAGAGGAACCAGCAGCTGAAAGTCGGGATCCTACACCTGTTCCGGAGACAGAAGAAGATCAGGATACAGCTGAGATCCCAG TGTGTGACATGGAATGTGATCTGCAGGAGCTGCGTCAGTCAAAGACCAGGGATAAATCTGGATTTGGGTGCTGGCGTCAAGGTGAAGATTATACCCAAAGGAGAACACTGTAAAATGCCAGAAGCAG GTGAAGGGCTACCACAAGTTTAA